GGTATTTATAGaaagttgagaaaaaaaatctaaaacataCATGCAGGCTGGTTCATGTCTTTAGGAGAATGAAAAGTTATATGCATGGTGGCTGACAAAATTTGACCAAATCAAATCTGTATCCTAAAATTTCAGGTCTCACTCTAGATCTTTTTAGTGGGTACCGCAGCAATCTTTCTCATTGCAAGAATCTCCAAGGAGAGATTTTATTAAGATTTGATTCGTTCTACaaggattttttattttttttgcactTGTAACTGTCTTAATAAATCAAGAACAACTTTCCCTGCAAAAATGTTATTCACCTAATTCTTGTGGTGCTTGAAAGATAATAGAAAATATCAACATATCATTTGCTGATATGAATCCATTACTCACTAATTTTCAATTATGAAATTCTGCCACAAGGTGATAAATGACATAAAGGCATCATTGATACTTGACAGTTGGCAGACTTAATTGCCTTGGTTTCTTTAAAGGTTATATAAAAAGGCACAATAGGAGTAGGCAAGGGGAAAGAGGAAGATTAGAGATCCTGAAGATCCAGATTAATTTCTCGAGATTGATTCTTGATGTGCCTTTCATCTTTTAAATTGCTTGTTTGTCTTAATTCCTATGAGATTATGAGTACTAAAATTCCTTCTTTGCTAATTGCCAGAATCAAGATGTAGCTTGCATTGGAAAGACCTTTGTtagtaaaaaagaaagaaaaattataactttCAAACAAGCTAGTGAGCTTTAGTAGTAGTAGTCTAGCAATATTCTTGTAATAGTAAGTCATTTATAACATCAGCAAAACTTTTGCTCACCAAAATACATACAAGCAAATAATTTAAGTATGCATTTATGAAGATGGATACTTATATCTATCCATGTCACTATTGTATTGGTGTACTCCAAAAATGTCTATCATaatctatttcttttttattttcggTGGGAAGGAGACATAAACCAAGAGCTTCACCcaatcaattaataaaaaaatacaaagaacagtCTTAAATGCTTACCAGTTCCATCCCTTGAAGATGACAGAGATCTATCAGACCTTATCACTCCTCTGCCACTCACAGCCATCAGCCTTTCATCTCTCGGGGAAAATGAACCTGACCGGCCATTGAGTGAGGATGAAAGTGAATGTCGCCTGGTTGTATTGCTCTTTTCTACCAAATCAGTAGCAAATCTTGGAGAGCTTTGTCCTCTGAGCTTAGCCTTTGCAGATTCGGTAGGAGCCATATAACTGGGCAGCCTTGGAGTAACAGGAGTGGTATATAACTCATTATCTTGATCATTAAAGTTCGCAGGTAGTGAAGCTCTTCTCTGGGAATTGTTACTGATACAATTATCATCACCACCGTTCCGATCCTCACCAACTCcttgatttttttcattttcatcctTCTTCACGCTAGTCTTTGAAACAGCAATAGGATCATGATGTGGCTCATTATCATTCTCATCTTTTGCTGGCTGTCCATGACCCTTCTCAGGATCAGACTTTTCTGACTTTGCAACTGCCAAATCTTCCATTTTCTCTGAAGAGGCACTTGGGCCCTGCTCTAAAACATCAGTGACAGTATGATCTAAAATCTTTCTACTgctgtgttttcttttttcattaaCAACCTCAGATCCATTTGAAACATTATGTGCGTGTTTTTTTTCAAGACTACATTTCGCAGTTTCTTTTTGAGGGTGTTCCTGAGCTGTTGGCAATGGATGGCTTGAATCCTTTTTTGGACGCTGTTTAGATCTGTTAGCAACTAAAACTGAGCCATTGTCAGCTTTCACAGCAGAAGATTTTCGAGTAGTTCTTTTAACTTGTCCCCTTTGAACTGTCTGGGAACTTCCATTTTTCTCATCAAACACTGAAtcaaatttctttttcaattcaGGAAGAGGTGCCCAAAAGTGTGACTGTGTCCAATAGTCAAGCCACTTCCAAGCCAAGTTAGTTTCTTCTTGATCAATGGAGAGTGATAGAGGAACTGCATATGGGGATGAAGCCAGAAGCTAAAATGGATAACATACGTAATGAGATTTAATTCAAaccaaaataatattattagataACATAGTTTCAGAACAATATGAACTAAAAGGGAACAGCAAAAAAGTACACCATTTGTTCACAATCTTTGTTATAGCATTCATATTCAAAAATCAGTAACTAGTGAGTAAAGTAAAAATGGCAATTGaccaaaaaaattgttaaatcaACTTCCAATCAACAATCATGAGATTTATTACAGGTTCAGTGACCAAATCTAACTCATTAGTGTAGTCATTCAACATTAATAATTACTGGAACTAGCATTGAACATTAATGTCATGCTCCACAATGCATTGCACAGGCAAGCAGTTTgaggaaaaaaatattgaatattgaAAGATGAATAAACTTCAATACAAGCAAACAGtgaataaaagaataatttgGTATGGAACAAGATCATGAACCTATAACTATAACCAAAACAAGTTCAAAACTTTAATCTCATAGCACATAGAACTAGAGACAGGTTAGTTATGAGCCCAAAAGTTGAGACAAAATTGTCATGTTTTTAAAGACAGCGGGAGAAATCTCATGGACACTAACATTGTTATCTGGTAATAATATCTAGTAGTTTTAAttaactgaaataaataatatatcagATATTTGTCGAGAATAAAATAACCTATTTATCCCCTATGGGGCATTAAATATCGATTTTTACCTTGCAAACAAATACATTTTCAGACAGCTTCTCTTTCTGTGAGGATGAAACTACCGAAATAGAATTTGAACAATGAGTATCCTGACAAAAACATGTTGAAGAAGGAATTAGTGAATAGAAAAGCAGGAAAAACGTAACTGAAGACATTCACCCCATGAAATAAAATCTTAAAGTCCCTAGAAGATGCCAACTGTATGGTAGAAAAAATCTTTGGATACTAAATCAATGAGAAATTTTTCTACCAGAATGGCAAGGAAAATAATGCACAGATCACCGAATTGATGAATTAGTTAAAGCACTTTTACCTTACAAATTTTCTGGACTGCATGCCCAATATCAGAACGTCTAACATTGCAACCACGAGCCAATGCTTGAAATTTAACTATTCCCTTCACACAGTATAAAGCAGAAACAGCTTGTCTTCTAACCAAGTGACCACGAATGAGAGATTGTAGTTGTATGGCACCTCTGAGAGTTTGAAATGTTTGACGAGCCTTCAATGAAAATGTAGGAGTCACATTTTACATTCAGTAACATATATATAGAAACTTCCCAAATATAGAATCAATGCTTACGAAACTTGCACACAATAGCTTACAAATTAAGAATCAATGAGCAGGGCAAGTTTTGATCAAATATATCATGACACGATAATTTCAAATAAGAATCCAACACAAAATGCAGAACAGACAAGACAATGACTATAAATGAATGAAATACCTACATTTTCCTTTTCTCTATAACTGAAAATCTCAAATATTAAAAGTGAAATAAATGTGGTTGCATTTGTATCTGTAAATATTTCTACGCATTTATATGTATAATTGCAAGGGGGTGAACACCAGATAGCTTCTACAAGCGGCCTGAACTTTTATAGCTGCTTCTGTAAGCTGAAGTTTCTCAGTATCCTCTTGAGATCCAAAATTAGCCACATCCTGCACCTTAGCCTCTTCATCTCCAGTTGAAAGAACATTCTTATCAAGTGAAGATCTACTAActacctccttttctgaaagcACTACTTTAGTATCATTAGCTCCAGATATCGGCGGCGGCGGCGATATCAGCAGAGAATTAACAGGTGGATCAGACACAGGTACCTCAGAAGACACCACCACATCCTTATCACTTGATGGTTTCTAAACACACAAAATAGAAAACAGTTACAAAACAAGTATTTCAAAAGTTTAAGCACTCACAAACACAGATCACAGGAAACAACAATTAGACGTTCTCCCTCCGTAGTTtcctttataaaattataacaaatcATAAACACAAAACTTAAGTCAACCACGACATCCTTACAAGAATATCATTCTTCTTTGATGAAGTAGACTTTGACGACGATTTCTTCCCCAAGAGTAAGTTCTTGAACCATTTGCCAGGACTTCTTCCTTTCCCCATGTCAACCACAGAACTCAAGCATCAAAATCTGCAAGATTCAACTAGATgtcaaacaaaattaaattcaccaaccataaatttaaaatttaaagctAAAGACACTAATACCCTAACATAAATACATTTTACAAAAAGGAAATATGAGTGCGCAGCTATGTAGCGAGAAAGTTTCGTAGAGTAATTGAAAAATCCAAAACCGAACCGTGAAGTCTATTTACAAAAAAGGACAATAACTCGAACTCGAAGTCAAAACTAACAAAAATTGCAATTAATTCTACACAGCACCAACCAAGAGTCAATTTAAGTCTTTCCTGAATAAGCATTAAGATCAGCAAACCCcaacacaaaaataataaaaatcaataaatttttatcttaaaatagAAAAGCCCAACCAAATGCAGCTAAGGTGGAACACAATACAGCAGATTCAGATCAACAACACACAAAAGCAAGGATAAGAGAAAGAGGGTCAAACCCACAAATAGAAAAAGAAGGAGCAGAACCCTATACCTCCAATGGTGAAGAAATGAAACAGAAAAAGTGAGGAAATTGGCGAAAAGTGTTAGGAAGAAGAATGACTTAGGAAGAGTAGAGGATAAGAAGGAAGAAGAGATTTAGTATGGCTGGAGCTGAGGTTTGGATCAAAGTTGCCGCTTTGGTTGCAACGAAGGGAACAGTGAGAACCTGAAGGGACATGAAAGGAAGAGAAAGTATGGCTGAAGCTGAAAAGCAAAACGTCACAGATTCCTCTAACGAGGTTTCAATtttgaacaaaaaaaaagaaccacctcatattttttcttaaaaaaattaacaaacaaaaaattgaaatttgaatttcgTTAATGCCCATTTTATATTTCTCGATACTTTCATGtaaacaatataataattagGGTTGTGAGTATATTTAGatcaattttatataaatattttaaaattgaataattttctaTGAGATAAAATTAAACTGGAtaccatttaaaaataaaaaaataagagaaactttattataatttgattttataggTTGTGAAGATATGTCTTTGGTGGTGGGTATGCTCTTCGGTCTTTTACTCCCTGTTTGCTTCCATGGATGTACTGTTCAAGAGGAAGGATGTGAGTGGATATCTATGGTTTGGATCAAGGGATGTGCAGGGAAGTGAAGGCTCTCccctcaaaatgaagagatgtagagAGAAAGCCATGTCACCATCccttatttccaaatttacccTCATTTGAATGTATCACAATGTTTCATTTGAATGTATCACAATGCTTCATTTGaatgtattagtattttaaaaaatttattgtacaatgtttaaaatatatatatatatatatatatatatatatatataatatatattatatatatatataatatatatatataatatttaaaatgaagaaacaaatcataataaattttaaagaagttttaagtttgtttattattttataaaatattataaatcagtgtaaaaaaaacatatagttaaataaaatcttccatttatatattagttattagagTAGATCAGGTGATACCTACTTTTCAAgttcatattttattaaatgtgattggatttagttttttttaaagaaaataatatactatatctaattaaaattgaaaatattacctGGGTTGATCATGGTCATCACCAAAAGATTATattaaacatttttcattttattttatactaaatatttaatttatttaatacaaaaaaatccCTAAAAACAATTCatcacttaaaataattttattctaacttaaattattcattagaaactgaaaatataattaatatattttcacgtatttttacataatttattaataaaaactacactttattataaatattagttattaaataaatttaactaacacaaatatttaataaaacaaaataataataattaattattgaactatatcggattatactactaatacgtttttattcttattttttattataattttttatggaatCCTTTTCTATggttaattaagttatatttttgttactaTTGTATTTTTAGATTGTTTATTGtgaggttttttaatattagaaaatagtaattttttatttatataagatgtaatttattttttaattttatagtatatgtttaatatttaaagaaattatttgaaattcaattttttttgttatgtttatattaatatatttctatatatagttattatgtttatgagttataatttattttattataattttttatgaattttttttattgttaattacgttatatttttgttgttgtggtattttttttatttttcatttctagagggtttttaatattaaaaaataatatctttttatttatataagatttgatttatttttcaattttattacttgaagttatgtttttatttaatttgttgaatacatatttttttttaattatagtttttatattatacatatttacatttaacatatacttttttaattataatttttaaatctacgaaatgtgtgaaagtttttcatttttaagcaaaaacaactcattttattattaatttttttaataggcaAGGGTTAATCTGTAAAGTAACATTtcacacctttaaaaaaaattaaaatttcttcataaccatcacatcactcacaaactcccataaactttcctcacacatccaccctAACATACCACAATCCAAACACCTTCACTTTTTTCACACTTTCCTCAgacatcctcacacatccactccctcAAACCCTCACACATCccctccctaatccaaacagaGCCTTAGGGATCCACTCCTAATGGTACTCGGTCGTTGTTCTTTGGTTAGTAAAAGGGAGTACATGTAAAAGTCTTTCAACGGTTAAGTTAGTGTTTGGTATTCGATTGTTGAGGATATTAAATGTACTTAGTATATGtcaacatatttataaaaatgtgtTGGGCTCATGCGGTAATGGATCTAGATTAACACgattatcacaattaattttttcattagtCTGACATCCAATACAAATTCAGTCATGATTATCACGGTCATGGCCGAGATATATTAGGTATGTTCGACTACATCTTGGACATGTAAGTCATTTACCATGGTAAAGTTTGTACTGGATGTCAGACTAATTGTGATAACGGTGTTAATCTAGGCCTACTGTCGTAAGGATAAAACACGTCTTTATAAATAGCTTGACCCATACCATGCAAAGATAAGCATTTAATACCCTCAATTATTGATATTGAACACTGACTGTGGGAGGACCCTTTTATAGGTATCCCCCTTTTGTTGATCGAAGATCGACAACCAAGTACCCTAGGAGTCGACACCTGGAAGATCGAAGAGTGCACATAACGACGAGGACATATCCTTTCTGAGACTTTCCAAGACAATCCATGCCCAGTTTCCTTACTTTTAGAGGATTCGTACACATGTAGGATCCATGAGTTGCCATGCTCCATTGGTTCTGGACTTAGCTCAACCGCGAAATCAGCTAGGCATTGTGACTTGAGGGGTCCTCTCGACTCGTACTTAATGTTGAATTCTAACAGTTCTATCAACATGTTTATCATCCTTCCCACGAGGTCAGGCTTGGATAAAACCTTATTTATTGGGCAATCTATTTTTACTATAATCTGGTGGCTTTGAAAGTACGTCTCATCAGTCATGTTGTGGCAACTAATACAAGCACAACCTTCTCGATCTTCTGGTATCTCATCTTTGTTGTTTGTAGGGTTCGACTAATGAAGTAGACAGGTTGTTACTCACCGCCTATATCATGTACTAAAGTTGAGCTTACAACTTCATCTAATACCGAGAGGTATGCCAAAATGGGATGGTGAGGTGAAAAATTTTGGATCACGGGAGGGGCAACTAGAAAATTCTTCATTCGGCTAAAATTTCTTTGCACTAGGGTGTCTAGTCAAATTTGGAACCTTTCTTCATTAAATGCACAATCGCCATCATCTTGTTGGCTAGCCTTGGTAGGAATCATGACTAAGACGTCAGCCTCTCGATAAGTCTTTGAACTTTCTTGACATCTTTTTGTCTACATATCTCGAATAGAGTTAGGCATTTGTGTGTGTTGGCCTTTATCCCTTTACATGTCAACCTGAAGCCCAAGAACTTACTACATTCTACCCTGAATATGCATTTGTCGGGGTCTAGCCGTATATTTAATCTTCTAAGTGTGGTGAAGACTTCACTTAGGTCCTCAATCTGCTTTTAACACGACTCGAATTtgaccaccatgtcgtccacgtaaACTTTGACATTTTGTCCAATAAGGCCTTTTGAGTACTATGTCCATCAATCTCTGATCTCGTAGTAGTAATTGGCTTTGTTGATCATGAAGATAGTTTTTTCTTTGTCCTTTGGTACATctgaatttgattgtaacctaAGTAGGCATCAAGGAATCTAATGATTCTATTATCAGTCATTTTGTTGACAAGTTTGTCTATACTCGACAAATGATAAGTGACCTTTGGACATGCCTTATTGACATCTGTGTAGTCGGTACACATTTTCCCCTTTTCGCTAAGCTTTTTAACCATGAATACATTCACGAGCCACATGGTATATTTTGCTTTAGTGATGAAACTGACTTCCAGTAACTTTTTGACCTCTTTCTTTCCTACTTGTCTATTCTCATCATCCAACTTCCTATTCTTTTGTGAAATTGGTCTTGCCTCACAATAGATTGAAAGCTTGTGGCACATAACCAGTAGGTCTACGCCTGGCATGTCAATGGTCGTCCAACCGAACAAATCGACATTCCTGGTGAGGGTTTCAAATATGTTCTCGGCCTCAAAAGGTGTCAGGAATGTGCCCATGTTTGTGCATTGATTGTCCACTTTGAGCTTGATGATCATGTTGTCTTCCCCTGGCTCCACCCGGACTTCATCGTTTATCCTTGGGTTAAGGTCTACTAAAGTAATGATGTTTGTGTTCGGTTTCCGGTGTTTTGTGCTCAACATTGACTGCTCGGGATGTAGGCACAAGATTATCTAGCGATTTTTTGGTCCACATGGACCATTACGATGTCTTCGAAAACCGATGGAAATTTCATGGCTAACTATGGGGTGAACATTATCGCTCCTAGTTGATTCAAAGATGGTATGCCTAAAAAAATGTTGTACGATGTGTTAGCCTCAACAATGAGGTATCAAATTTTTATTCTCCGGCTACTCAGAGTCTCTTCCCCAAACTTTATATCAAGGTCAATGTGTCTCTTCCTATCGACTCTTTCAGCAGAGAATCCTACGATTTGTTTGTCATGCAATTGAATCTCGTCCTCAGAACGCTCTTGAGTAAAGGATGTTTATGGAACTCCCTTTATCTACCAGGGTCTTCACTactacaaagttcttaacttcTACCGTAATGACCATGGGGTCGTCCTGCATTGGGTCAATGGCCTTGAATTTGACGTTGGTGAAAGTCATTGGGGGCATTCATCTTAGAGGTGGGGTTGTTATGGTATTGATGGACTAGACAATCCATAAATGGCATTTTCGAATGATGTCGAGTGCCCTTCTATTGTAAATTGCCTCGCAATTGTATTTATCACCCCTCTTAGGGTAACATCTTGGCCTTCATTCGTCTTCGCCCACTTTGTTCTCGTCATCATCTTGACGGTAATTGATGCATTAGCTGCTCGTGTCTCATTTTTTAGGGGATCGAGCATTTTCTCGGTGGTCAGTATTTTGACAAACTTTCTTAAGTGTCCTGCATGTATTAactcttttgatttttttctttcaaggCTTGACATTCTTCAATTGTATGCTTAAAGTTGTGGTGGTATCAACACTTCATCCATTTTGCAACTCCTATCTACATTAAGAAGGGTTTACCGAGTGAATCTTGATACCCTATGCTTCTTTGGCTTAGGGGGTTTTGTTGTTGTTCTAACTTCTTAATCTCCTTTTTGTCCTGGAGTATTTTGGCACGGGTCAAGCTTTTGAACTCATGTAATTCTTCTAACTGCATGAATTTTGCAAACCTCCTTTGTAGCTCGTCCAAGTCGACTGCTAGTTTTTGGAACAAACTATATGTGAAAGGTTTTGATATAAGTTTCATCACCATGTGGTGCAACCACCTTAGGACTAAGGTTTTTGATGTTAAGGGCTACTTTTCCAAATTGCTCTAAGAGCACGATAATGATTCCCCTTTCTCCTGTCAGGCGTTTACCAATGGGGTTACTTTACACATACCTCATATACTGCACCACCCTACACAAGAGCAACACAAAcctcaaaaattttaaaatcaaataattgtGTAAAAAGTTTGTAGCATGTGTCACCACTTATTTCTACACAGGTCACCACTCACTCTGACTAACTACATTAACATTGAAATTAGGTAAAATTACCTTGGTCTCCTCTACTGAGGTCACTTTACACACACCTCATGCACCACCCTACCTAAGAACAACACAAAGCTCACATGTTTACATAAGTGATAGCCCTTGTATAGGGTTTTACCTTCCTGATGAGATTGTTGAAATAAGGAACACCCTAAAATATGGTTGGTTTAATTTTCTTGGAGTAGCATTAACTATATATAACTTATATTTAGCTAAGAGGGGTTTATAGTGGTGATGAAAATGAAAACCTTGCAAAAGGGTTGTCAAATACAAATGAATGCACACAAATCCTTTTGAataaatgattttgaaattcGTAATCCATATcaacattttgtttttttaatacttcttttatttttgtaaattttgtgATTCTTTTGATGATAGTATTTTGTTATATTACATCTAATCAATGTATACTATTATGAGTATGTACTTTATTAATCAGGTTACAAGGTCAAACTTTGTGAATTTCTTGCAATAATTTAGGAAAAGCTTCTAAACAATATCTATTAATATTCTAACAAGAAAGAAATAAGAATGTAaatgatcaataaaaaaaactattaaattttactatattaataatataactattTGACAAGTTTATAACTTTCATTTCAaggttttaaatttttgaatattttaaagagACATTAAGTATgcaaattattttatgtttgaaaattatgaatcttataaattataaattttataaataaataatttttttaattgataaaatatattattgataCTAACATATGacttttattattcaaatttttattttattttgagaaaaattaatttttcatatgctctatataaatgagtttttgggaatcataaaataaactttttttttaaaaatgttacgcaaataagatatttttttttaatttttgttatcaaatatttatcTCGTCTAAATTGAATAGATagactttaatattttaaaaaattaattacttaacaattatacaaaattttaattatattttttaattttttaaatttaaatatgatatattttattatattattaaaaaaattattgaaatgattttttttaaatctaaaagaataatattttaaccTTACAATCTTATATTTAACTATATTAATTTTCCAacctttcaaatttttattctattataatGAAGAAAAGACCTTTGACCAGGTCATCAATTCAAGCAACTTGTATATTGGGGTACTCATTCTTGGTTGTTAATGAAAcatttttctaataataataataatagcaaTGCAATGAAAATGaactttattttcttctaagTGACTACAgtgcaatatatatatatatatatatatatatatatataatttttatagagTCACTCAGCATTCTTTGTCTTACTACACAGGTGTTCCAGCTTCAGAAAATGAAGAATGTTTTGGTTTCTTTGTATTACTTGTTTCCTGCAATCATTACTATCATCCTTGTGCTGCTTACTCCAATTTCCAGTGCACAATTAACGACAAGTGAGAACAGAATTCTTCTCCACGTTCAGAAGCTTCTTGAATATCCTCAAGTTCTTCAAGGATGGAACAACTTCACCAACTTCTGCTCCCTCCCCCCCTTACCTTCTCTCAACATCGTGTGCTCCAATGGCCATGTAACTGAGTTAACCATCATTGGGAACAAAAGCTCTCCTTCTTCTCACAGAATCCAACTTGTGTCTTGAAATTCATCTGAGACTCTCTCAAAAAGATTCTCCATTGAGTCTTTCTTTACTGTCTTGACAAAGCTCTCAAATCTGAAGGTGTTGTCATTGGTGTCACTTGGTTTGTGGGGTCCTTTACCTTCCAACATTAACAGGTTCTGGTTTCTTGAAGTGCTGAACGTAAGCTCAAACTTCATGTATGGGGAAATCACACCATCGATCTCCTCTTTGAAAAATCTAAGGAGTCTTGTTTTGGCTGATAATCTTTTCAATGGGAGTGCTCCTGATCTTGGAAGACTGGATTCTCTTGAAGAGCTCAACTTGGGTGGCAACAAACTGGGTCCTGAATTTCCTTTATTGAGCAAGAATCTCGTGAGGGTTATCTTGAGCAACAACTCTTTGAGATGTAGAATCCCTCCCCAACTCATGCATGTTTATAAACTTCAGCTACTAGACATCTCTTCCAATGCAATTTTTGGAAATGTCCCATCATATATTTTCTCTCTTCCTTTCCTCAAGTACCTAAACTTGGCTGCAAACCAATTGAGTGGTTCCCTTTCTGTGAATGTGTCATGCAGTTCTGCTCTAACATTTGTTGATATCTCACACAACCTCTTGGTGGGAACATTGCCATCATGTATTGGTTCAAAGGCTTTGAACCGAACAACACGTTGTTCTGGGAATTGTTTGTCAACCAGGAGCTTAAATGATCAATATCCATCTTCTTATTGCCAGAAAGTGGAGGCCTTAGCTGTTAAACCTTCACCTAAATGG
The sequence above is a segment of the Phaseolus vulgaris cultivar G19833 chromosome 2, P. vulgaris v2.0, whole genome shotgun sequence genome. Coding sequences within it:
- the LOC137810786 gene encoding protein IQ-DOMAIN 29-like — encoded protein: MGKGRSPGKWFKNLLLGKKSSSKSTSSKKNDILKPSSDKDVVVSSEVPVSDPPVNSLLISPPPPISGANDTKVVLSEKEVVSRSSLDKNVLSTGDEEAKVQDVANFGSQEDTEKLQLTEAAIKVQAACRSYLARQTFQTLRGAIQLQSLIRGHLVRRQAVSALYCVKGIVKFQALARGCNVRRSDIGHAVQKICKDTHCSNSISVVSSSQKEKLSENVFVCKLLASSPYAVPLSLSIDQEETNLAWKWLDYWTQSHFWAPLPELKKKFDSVFDEKNGSSQTVQRGQVKRTTRKSSAVKADNGSVLVANRSKQRPKKDSSHPLPTAQEHPQKETAKCSLEKKHAHNVSNGSEVVNEKRKHSSRKILDHTVTDVLEQGPSASSEKMEDLAVAKSEKSDPEKGHGQPAKDENDNEPHHDPIAVSKTSVKKDENEKNQGVGEDRNGGDDNCISNNSQRRASLPANFNDQDNELYTTPVTPRLPSYMAPTESAKAKLRGQSSPRFATDLVEKSNTTRRHSLSSSLNGRSGSFSPRDERLMAVSGRGVIRSDRSLSSSRDGTEKLIQPQWRR